A section of the Saccopteryx leptura isolate mSacLep1 chromosome 6, mSacLep1_pri_phased_curated, whole genome shotgun sequence genome encodes:
- the ENTPD5 gene encoding nucleoside diphosphate phosphatase ENTPD5: protein MQTRSLWFWYPLQVFEQHCFCNKSLDSSHLGKRMATSWGAAFFMLVASCVCSTVFHSDQQTWFEGVFLSSMCPLNVSANTLYGIMFDAGSTGTRIHVYTFVQKIPGQLPILEGEVFDSVKPGLSAFVDQPKQGAETVQGLLEVAKGSIPRSHWKRTPVVLKATAGLRLLPEQKAQALLFEVKEIFKKSPFLVPDDSVSIMDGSDEGILAWITVNFLTGQLHGHSQETVGTLDLGGASTQITFLPQFQKTLEQTPRGYLTSFEMFNSTYKLYTHSYLGFGLKAARLATLGALETEGTEGHTFRSACLPRWLEAEWIFGGTKYQYGGNQEGEVGFEPCYAEVLRVVRGKLHQPDEIQRSSFYAFSYYYDRAVDTYMIDYEKGGIIKVEDFERKAKEVCDNLENFTSGSPFLCMDLSYITALLKDGFGFADSTILQLSKKVNNIETGWALGATFHMLQSLGISH, encoded by the exons CCACTGCAGGTGTTTGAGCAGCACTGCTTCTGCAACAAAAGCCTAGACTCGTCACATCTTGGGAAGAGAATGGCCACTTCCTGGGGGGCAGCCTTTTTCATGTTGGTGGCATCCTGTGTTTGCAGCACTGTCTTCCACAGCGACCAGCAGACATGGTTTGAGGGTGTCTTCCTGTCTTCCATGTGCCCCCTCAATGTCAGTGCCAACACCTTGTATGGAATTATGTTTGATGCGGGAAGCACTGGAACTCGAATTCATGTTTACACCTTTGTGCAGAAAATACCCG GACAGCTTCCAATTTTGGAAGGGGAAGTTTTTGATTCTGTGAAGCCAGGACTTTCCGCTTTTGTAGATCAACCTAAACAG ggTGCTGAGACTGTTCAAGGACTCTTAGAGGTGGCCAAAGGCTCGATCCCCCGCAGTCACTGGAAAAGGACCCCGGTGGTCTTGAAGGCAACAGCGGGACTGCGCTTACTGCCAGAACAGAAGGCCCAGGCTCTGCTCTTTGAG gtAAAAGAGATCTTCAAGAAGTCACCTTTCTTGGTACCAGATGACAGTGTTAGCATCATGGACGGATCCGATGAAG gCATATTAGCTTGGATTACTGTGAATTTTCTGACAG GTCagctgcatggccacagccaggAGACTGTGGGGACCCTCGACCTGGGGGGGGCCTCCACCCAAATCACGTTCCTACCCCAGTTTCAG AAAACCCTGGAACAAACCCCTAGGGGCTACCTCACTTCCTTTGAGATGTTTAACAGCACTTATAAGCTCTATACACATAg TTACTTGGGATTTGGATTGAAAGCTGCAAGACTAGCAACTCTGGGAGCCCTGGAAACGGAAG ggacTGAGGGACATACTTTTCGAAGTGCCTGTCTACCAAGATGGTTAGAAGCAGAGTGGATTTTTGGGGGTACGAAATACCAGTATGGTGGCAACCAAGAAG GGGAGGTGGGCTTTGAGCCCTGCTACGCTGAAGTGCTGAGGGTGGTCCGAGGAAAACTTCACCAGCCAGATGAGATCCAAAGAAGTTCCTTCTATGCTTTCTCTTACTATTATGATCGAGCTGTTGATACATACATGATTG ATTATGAAAAGGGGGGTATTATAAAAGTTGAAGATtttgaaagaaaagcaaaggaag TGTGTGACAACTTGGAAAACTTCACCTCCGGCAGTCCTTTCCTGTGCATGGATCTCAGTTACATCACAGCCTTGTTGAAGGATGGCTTTGGCTTTGCAGACAGCACCATCTTACAG CTCTCAAAGAAAGTGAACAACATAGAGACAGGCTGGGCCTTGGGGGCCACCTTTCACATGCTGCAGTCTCTGGGAATCTCCCACTGA
- the COQ6 gene encoding ubiquinone biosynthesis monooxygenase COQ6, mitochondrial: protein MAALRAASRLRAAPVATRRGPLVSCRRWASAPAETVYDVVVAGGGLVGAAMACALGHDIHFHDKKILLLEAGPKKVLEKLPETYSNRVSSISPGSATLLSSFGAWDHICNMRYRAFRRMQVWDACSEALIMFDKDNLDDMGYIVENDVIMHALTKQLAAVSDRVTVLYRSKAVGYAWPDPFSMADSSPWVHITLGDGSTLQTKLLIGADGRNSEVRQAAGIQNVSWNYDQSAVVATLHLSEVTENNVAWQRFLPSGPIALLPLSDTMSSLVWSTSHEHAAELVSMDEENFVDAINSAFWSDINHTDFVDSASAMLDSAVAFLKPTKVSARQLPPSVAKVDAKSRVLFPLGLGHAAEYVRPRLALIGDAAHRVHPLAGQGVNMGFGDISSLVRHLSTAAFNGKDLGSMSHLTGYETDRQRHNTALLAATDLLKRLYSTSATPLVLLRTWGLQATNAVSPLKEQIMAFASK from the exons ATGGCGGCCCTGAGGGCTGCGAGCCGGTTGAGGGCTGCACCTGTAGCCACCCGGAGAGGCCCGCTAGTCAGCTGTCGGAGGTGGGCCAGCGCCCCGGCTGAAACCGTGTACGATGTAGTGGTGGCCGGTGGAGGTCTGGTGGGCGCCGCCATGGCCTGTGCTTTGG gacATGATATTCACTTTCATGATAAGAAAATCCTGTTGCTAGAAGCAGGTCCAAAGAAAGTATTGGAGAAATTGCCAGAAACTTACAGCAACAGGGTCAGCTCCATTTCCCCTGGCTCAGCAACCCTTCTGAGTA GTTTTGGTGCCTGGGACCACATCTGCAACATGAGATACAGAGCCTTTCGGCGAATGCAG GTGTGGGACGCCTGCTCCGAGGCCCTGATCATGTTCGATAAGGATAACTTAGATGATATGGGCTACATAGTGGAAAACGATGTCATCATGCACGCTCTCACTAAGCAGCTGGCGGCCGTGTCAG ACCGAGTGACTGTTCTCTACAGGAGCAAAGCAGTCGGCTATGCCTGGCCCGATCCATTTTCCATGGCAGACTCCAGCCCTTGGGTTCATATTACCCTAGGTGATGGCAGCACCCTCCAGACCAAATTGTTG ATTGGTGCAGATGGTCGCAACTCAGAAGTACGGCAAGCTGCTGGAATCCAGAATGTGAGCTGGAACTATGACCAGTCTGCTGTTGTGGCCACTCTGCATTTATCCGAG GTCACAGAAAACAACGTAGCTTGGCAGAGATTTCTTCCGTCTGGGCCCATCGCTCTGCTCCCG CTCTCAGACACCATGAGTTCCTTGGTTTGGTCCACATCCCACGAACACGCAGCAGAGCTGGTCAGCATGGATGAGGAAAACTTTGTGGACGCCATTAACTCCGCCTTT TGGAGTGATATTAACCACACGGACTTCGTCGACTCGGCCAGTGCTATGCTGGACTCTGCTGTTGCCTTTCTGAAGCCCACTAAGGTCTCAGCTCGCCAGTTGCCACCAAGTGTGGCCAAAGTGGACGCCAAAAGCCGAGTCCTGTTTCCTCTCGGGTTGGGACATGCTGCTGAGTACGTCCGGCCTCGGCTGGCGCTCATTGG GGATGCGGCCCACAGAGTCCATCCCCTTGCAGGACAAGGTGTCAACATGGGCTTCGGGGATATCTCCAGCTTGGTCCGTCACCTCAGTACTGCAGCCTTCAACGGGAAAGACTTAG gCTCCATGAGCCACCTCACAGGCtatgagacagacagacagcgcCACAACACTGCTCTTCTGGCCGCTACTGACCTGCTCAAGAGGCTCTACTCAACCAGCGCCACCCCGCTCGTGCTGCTCCGGACGTGGGGCCTGCAGGCCACCAACGCGGTGTCGCCGCTCAAA GAACAGATTATGGCTTTCGCAAGCAAATGA